In Bacillota bacterium, one DNA window encodes the following:
- a CDS encoding GNAT family N-acetyltransferase, whose protein sequence is MRLCRIRDSVTARTVTAGIKKYNGVVVAPQRILARPHFTIESGPYTAGWIGFEGRGRGVYELVHLSIKPKFRHLGLAQSATKQTIALAKGAGGRYAYTRINHKNRPSICLARKLGFRQTHRGKTCIFGRPI, encoded by the coding sequence ATGAGGCTCTGCCGCATTCGTGACTCTGTCACGGCTCGCACTGTTACAGCTGGAATCAAAAAATACAATGGTGTGGTGGTTGCCCCCCAGCGCATACTGGCGCGCCCTCATTTTACCATCGAAAGTGGCCCCTACACTGCAGGCTGGATTGGCTTTGAAGGGCGCGGCAGGGGTGTTTACGAGTTGGTGCACCTCTCCATAAAGCCAAAATTTCGTCATTTGGGGCTGGCACAGAGCGCGACCAAGCAGACTATCGCCTTGGCAAAGGGCGCCGGTGGCAGATATGCTTATACCCGTATCAATCACAAAAATCGACCTTCGATTTGCCTAGCACGCAAGTTAGGCTTCCGGCAAACCCATCGCGGCAAGACCTGCATTTTTGGAA